DNA from Massilia antarctica:
TCGCGCTTGACGTCGAGCAGCTTGGCCAGCGCATCGATCTGGGTCGGGGTCATGGCGTCCAGGCCCTGCTTGTTGCTGCGCAGGTTGAAGAACAGCTTGCGCTGGGCTTTGGTCGTGGCGACCTTGACCAGGCGCCAGTTCTTCAGGATGTACTCATGCATTTCGGCCTTGATCCAGTGCATGGCGTACGACACCAGGCGCACGCCCTGGTCCGGATCGAAACGCTTGACCGCCTTCATCAGGCCGATATTGCCTTCTTGAATCAAATCGGCGTGGGGCAAGCCATAACCGAGGTAGCCGCGCGCGATCGAGACCACCAGGCGCAGGTGCGACAGCACCAGCTCCTGCGCGGCGGCGAGATCGTTATTCTTTTGCAGGCGCTGGGCCAGGGAAATCTCTTCCTCGTGGGTCAGCATCGGCAGGCGGTTGACCGCCGAGATATAGGCATCGATATTGCCCAGATTGCCGGTGAAACCGAGTCCTAAAGCACGATTGCCGGTCGGAACCAATGCGGATTGTGCGGACAACGTCATCATGTATTTCCTCGTAGAGTGTCTGTGCTGATCATCGAATGCCCGGGCCGGATGCGGGTCCGGGGCGACTGTTGCGGTCTGATGCCAGCGGTGGCTTCGGGGATTCCCCGCCATGCAAGACCCTATATTAGCACTCTCTCGCATCGAGTGCCAATGCCGAGAATATATGGCGGCGATAGCGAAATGATATTACTTAGAGGCAAGCATAAATTCGCAGGTTTCACTCTAGTGGAGGCTTCAATTCGGCCCTTGATACAGATCAAGTCTGCTGTGCGTCGGATTACCATGCGTTTGTTCCAGCGCAGTATGGGAGCCCGGTCGTAGTGTCGCCTCCCCGGCTGGCGCCGTCTGTGCGTTTCCACACGCTCTGCGCGCGCCGCCATTTGAAGCAAGGAATGCATAAAACACAATGCCCGCTTGATACCATCCTCACCCCCTATTTTCGACATACAGCATGCATCTCATCATCATGTTCGACGCTGACGACAATGACAACTATCTGTACGGCGGGGTGCGCGTGCGGTGCCTGCTGCCGCCGCACACGCCTGAGGCAGCGCAAAGGCGGCGCAGGGGCGCTCGCTACAATGCGCCATGCCTACCCCTCACGACCTCGGATACCGCTCGCTGTTCGCCCACCCTGAACTGGTGCGCGAACTGATCGCGGATTTTACGTCCTTCACCTTGTTCGATGACGTTGCGCTATCGGCCTTCGAGCGGGTCAACCCCGCGTATGTGAGCGATCATTTGTCGGCGCGCCAGGACGATATCGTCTGGCGCGTGCGGCTGGGCGACGAGTTCCTTTACGTATACATCCTCCTGGAATGCCAGTCCGGCGTGGACCGCTGGATGGCCTTGCGCATGCAGACCTACATCGGCTTGCTGTTCCAGGACCTGATCAAGGGTCACGAATTGTCCCCTGGCCTGCTGTTGCCGCCGGTGCTGCCGCTGGTGTTCTACAACGGCGTGCCGCGCTGGAGCGCCAGCATGGACTTGTCCGGCCTCCTCATGCAAGCGCCAGACGAGCTGGCGGCCTTGCAGCCATCCCAGCGCTACGTGCTGATCGACCAGCAGCGCCTCGACAAGACGGCGCTGGAAGCGAATGCCAGCTTGCTGGCGCTGCTGTTCCGGCTTGAACTTTCAGCCGCTCCCGATGTCTCAAAAAATGTCTTTGCTGCGCTGACGACTTGGTTCAAGGGATCACCCCAGGCTAACTTGCGGCGTTCGGTTCAGGTGTGGATCAATGCACTGCTGGCACGCGGAGCCAGCAAAGAGGAATTGCGCATGGTTGACAGTGTGGAGGAGGGTGCTGACATGGGCGGTAAGCTTGCAATCTGGGCCGAGCAGTTCGAGGAACTCGGCTTTCAAAAGGGAAGCGCCGAAGGCATGGAGAAAGGCATGGAGAAAGGCATGGAGAAAGGCAAGGCGGAAGGCCAGGTCATCGCACTGCGCGGGGTGCTGGGCAGGCTGTTGCGCAATCGGTTCGGCGCGTTGCCGGCGCCGGCAACGCAGCGTATCGGCCACGCCACGCAGGCTGAGCTCGAACAGTGGTTCGAGCGCAGCCTCAACGCGCCCAGCTTACAGACGGTGTTTGACGATGGCGCGCCAGCCACGTAGTCCGGCGATACATTCCAACATGCTGTCGCCCGCACATTAACAACAATGGAAGCCGAGGCGGCTGCATCCTGCGCCACCCGGGCACCCGCCGAAGCGCATCGCTGAACCGGCAATCCGCATGACCGGCGGATATCCTTCCTTGCATCGCCAGCCGGATACTGACTGTTGAAACATCCGGCTAGCGCAGGCGCGCCAGATGCCTGCGCACCGACAGCACCGCGCCAACCAGCCCGAGCGTGGCGCTGACGGCCAGCAGCACACCCATCGCCACCGGATTGAGGGGCGCCAGCTGGAAGGACGAGCCGTACAGGTGCGCGAACTCGCCGATGGCGGTATTGAGCGGCTGCAAGGACAAGGTCACCGCGCCCAAGGCCACGGCGCCGGCGCACAAGCCCAGCAGGCCCCCGGTGTAATAGAAGGGACGGTGGATGAAGCCATCGGTCGCCCCGATCAGCTTGCTCACGGCGATTTCGTCGCGCTGGGTCAGCACCTGCAGGCGGATCGTGTTGAACACCACCGCAATGACCACCATGCCGAGCGTGACGGCCAGCAGCAGCAGGATCAGGCGCAGCACGCGCAGCAGGGCGGCCAGGCGCTTGACCCAGGCCGAATCGACCTGCACCGAATCCACACCAGGCAGGGCGCGCAGGCGCGTGGCGAAGGCGTCGACACTGCCCGCTTCGCTCACGCTGCGGAAACTGTCGAGCTTTAATACATAGCCGTCCGGCAATGGATTCTCGCCCAGGGTGGTCAGCACCTCGGCCAGGCCGCTCTTGCTCTTGAGGCTGTCGAGCGCCTGTTCGCGCGAGACGAACACGATGCGCGACTTGGGATCGGCCAGGATCGCGCGGATTGCCGGTTCCAGCGCCTGGGCCTGCTCGCGCGTGGTCTCGGCCTTGGCGAAGACGCTGATTTCCGGCTCGACCGACAATTGCTCGGACATCGGCCGCACATTGTCGAGCAGGGTCAGGCCGGCGAACGGCAGGGTGAGCGCGATGGCGACCACGATCACGTTGAACAGGAAGCTGAGCGGCGACTTGCCCAGCTGGCCGAGCGCCGAGCCGATGGCGAAACCGTGTTGGCGGAACCAGCGCTTCATGCGGCGTCTCCCACCACGGCGCCATGGTCGAGCCGGATCACGCGCGCGCTGCCCTGGCGCGCGGCGTCGTACAGCACCAGTTCGTCGTGAGTGGCGATCAGGCAGGTCACCCCCACCGAGTGAAAGGCGCGCAGGGCGTCGAGCACCTTGTCGGCGCTGGCGCGATCCAGATTGGCCGTCGGTTCGTCGGCCAGGATGATCTGGGGCCGGTTGACGATGGCGCGGGCAATGGCCACGCGCTGCTGTTCGCCGCCCGACAATTCGAGCGGCCTGGCCAGCGCGCGTCCCTCCAGCCCGACTTTTTCCAGCGCGGCGCGGGCCCGCAGTTCAGCCTCGGCCTTGGAAGCGCCGGTGACCAGCAGCGGCAGCATGGTATTGGCCAGGATCGAACGGTCGGTCAGCAAGCGCTGTTGCTGGAAAATCAGGCCGAGATTGCGCCGCAGATAAGGCAGGCTGGCATTTTTCATGCGCCCGATATCCTGATCGTTGACCAGCACGCTGCCCGAGGTGGGACGCTCCATGGCCGCGATCATCTTGAGCAGGGTCGATTTGCCGGCGCCGGACGGGCCGGCCAGGTAGACCAGTTCGCCGCGCGCGACGTTCAGGTTGACCTCGCGCAGGGCGATCGCATCGGCCGAGTAGTGTTTGGAGACGCAGCGAAATTCGATCATGGACGCTTATCCCAGCAGCGCCTCGACGAAGTCGTCGGCGCTGAACGGTTGCAAGTCTTCGATTTTTTCGCCGACCCCGATGAAATACACGGGAATCGGGCGGGTACGGGCGATCGCGGCCAGCACGCCGCCCTTGGCGGTGCCGTCCAGCTTGGTAATGACGAGGCCGGTCAGCTGCAAGGCGTCGTCGAAGGCCTTGACCTGGGCCAGGGCATTCTGGCCGGTATTGCCGTCGATGACCAGCAGCACTTCGTGCGGGGCGCCATCCATGCCCTTGCCGATCACGCGCTTGATCTTTTTCAGTTCTTCCATCAGGTGCAGCTGGGTCGGCAGGCGCCCGGCCGTGTCGACCATGACCACGTCCATCTTGCGCGCCTTGCCGGACTGCACGGCGTCGAAAGCCACGGCGGCCGGGTCGCCCGATTCCTGGGCGATCACGGTGACATTGTTGCGCTGGCCCCAGACCATCAATTGCTCGCGCGCGGCGGCGCGGAAGGTGTCGCCGGCGGCCAGCAGCACCGATTGCTCGTACTTCTGCATGTGCTTGGCGAGCTTGCCGATGGTGGTGGTCTTGCCGGCGCCGTTCACGCCAGCGATCATCAGCACCAGCGGTTCGTGGCGGCCCAGTTCGAGCGGCTTGACGAGCGGGCGCAGCATGTCGGTCATGAGCACCTTGAGCGCGGCCTTGACGGCGGCCGCATCGAGCAGCTTGTCTTCCTTGACTTTGCGGCGCAGCTCGGTGAGCAGGTAATCGGTGGCATCCATGCCGGCGTCGGACATGAGCAGGGCCGCTTCGAGTTCCTCGTACAGGTCTTCATCGATGCGGGCGCCCACGAACAGCAGGCTCAGATTGTTCGAGGTCTTCGACAGGCCCGCTTTCAGGCGCGCCATCCATGAGCTTTTGCTGTCGCTGTCGTTGCCGAGGCGCTCGGCGGTTTCCGAAATCAGCTCGCTGCCGAAGACGGGCGCCGGCGGCGGCGCGACGAAGGTCGAGGTGCTGCCGTAACGGCGTGACGGGGGCGCGGCAGGCGCCTGCGCGGCGACGGGGGCGGGCGGCACGACGGGTGGGGGCACGGCCGCTACCGGCGGAGGCGGAGCGCTCTGCGGTGGCGGCGCAAGATCGGGAGCGGGCGGTTTTTTCTTAAAAAAACTAAACATGGGAGTGTGTTGGAGGGCGCAGCATGCTGATGCCCGGCGGCGCCGGGCACGACGAAATCGATGCCGCGTATTTTACCAGAGCAGGACGGGGTTTCCTGCGCCGGGCTGGCCAGGATGTGCCGCGCAGCGCAACGACAGCTCCATTAAGCGCCGGCAGCGCCGTTCTGGGCCCGCCAGCGTGCCAGCGCCGCATCGATGTCCTGCAGGTCGAGCACCCGGTTCGGGCCCAGCTGACGGCGGGCCAGCGCGGCGCAGCTGCCGCCGGCCCACACCTGCACGCTTTCGCCCAGCCGGTTCTGCAGCTCCATCACGTTGTCGACCGCCGCGCGCGGCGACATCACGCTCGAAAACGAGAGCGCCACGATGTCGGCGCGCTGCACCCGCGCCGCCTCGACGATGTCGGCCAGCGGCGTCTGCACGCCCAGCGAGACGCAATGCGCCCCTTCCAGCGCGAACAGCGCTTCGGCCATCAACAGGCCCAGGCCGTGGCGTTCCTGGGGCACGGTGGTGAGCAGGATGCGCGGGGCGGCGTCGAGGTGGCCGGTCTGCTGGTTGGCCGAAAAGATCGCGTTGCGCATCACGCTTTGCAGCAGTTCGGCGAACAGGTGTTCTTCGAAAATGGCCAGGCCGCCGCTGGCCCAGGTGTCGCCCACCAGGGTGGTCAGCGGCGCCACCA
Protein-coding regions in this window:
- a CDS encoding cell division ATP-binding protein FtsE, with protein sequence MIEFRCVSKHYSADAIALREVNLNVARGELVYLAGPSGAGKSTLLKMIAAMERPTSGSVLVNDQDIGRMKNASLPYLRRNLGLIFQQQRLLTDRSILANTMLPLLVTGASKAEAELRARAALEKVGLEGRALARPLELSGGEQQRVAIARAIVNRPQIILADEPTANLDRASADKVLDALRAFHSVGVTCLIATHDELVLYDAARQGSARVIRLDHGAVVGDAA
- a CDS encoding Rpn family recombination-promoting nuclease/putative transposase gives rise to the protein MPTPHDLGYRSLFAHPELVRELIADFTSFTLFDDVALSAFERVNPAYVSDHLSARQDDIVWRVRLGDEFLYVYILLECQSGVDRWMALRMQTYIGLLFQDLIKGHELSPGLLLPPVLPLVFYNGVPRWSASMDLSGLLMQAPDELAALQPSQRYVLIDQQRLDKTALEANASLLALLFRLELSAAPDVSKNVFAALTTWFKGSPQANLRRSVQVWINALLARGASKEELRMVDSVEEGADMGGKLAIWAEQFEELGFQKGSAEGMEKGMEKGMEKGKAEGQVIALRGVLGRLLRNRFGALPAPATQRIGHATQAELEQWFERSLNAPSLQTVFDDGAPAT
- the rpoH gene encoding RNA polymerase sigma factor RpoH; this encodes MMTLSAQSALVPTGNRALGLGFTGNLGNIDAYISAVNRLPMLTHEEEISLAQRLQKNNDLAAAQELVLSHLRLVVSIARGYLGYGLPHADLIQEGNIGLMKAVKRFDPDQGVRLVSYAMHWIKAEMHEYILKNWRLVKVATTKAQRKLFFNLRSNKQGLDAMTPTQIDALAKLLDVKREEVIEMETRLSGRDIALEAPTDDEDDKFSPIAYLSSDLSEPTKVLEAEQVTRLQSEGLETALGKLDARSRRIVEARWLANDDGSGATLHALADEFGVSAERIRQIESAALKKMKGALSAYI
- the ftsX gene encoding permease-like cell division protein FtsX, encoding MKRWFRQHGFAIGSALGQLGKSPLSFLFNVIVVAIALTLPFAGLTLLDNVRPMSEQLSVEPEISVFAKAETTREQAQALEPAIRAILADPKSRIVFVSREQALDSLKSKSGLAEVLTTLGENPLPDGYVLKLDSFRSVSEAGSVDAFATRLRALPGVDSVQVDSAWVKRLAALLRVLRLILLLLAVTLGMVVIAVVFNTIRLQVLTQRDEIAVSKLIGATDGFIHRPFYYTGGLLGLCAGAVALGAVTLSLQPLNTAIGEFAHLYGSSFQLAPLNPVAMGVLLAVSATLGLVGAVLSVRRHLARLR
- the ftsY gene encoding signal recognition particle-docking protein FtsY; this translates as MFSFFKKKPPAPDLAPPPQSAPPPPVAAVPPPVVPPAPVAAQAPAAPPSRRYGSTSTFVAPPPAPVFGSELISETAERLGNDSDSKSSWMARLKAGLSKTSNNLSLLFVGARIDEDLYEELEAALLMSDAGMDATDYLLTELRRKVKEDKLLDAAAVKAALKVLMTDMLRPLVKPLELGRHEPLVLMIAGVNGAGKTTTIGKLAKHMQKYEQSVLLAAGDTFRAAAREQLMVWGQRNNVTVIAQESGDPAAVAFDAVQSGKARKMDVVMVDTAGRLPTQLHLMEELKKIKRVIGKGMDGAPHEVLLVIDGNTGQNALAQVKAFDDALQLTGLVITKLDGTAKGGVLAAIARTRPIPVYFIGVGEKIEDLQPFSADDFVEALLG
- a CDS encoding MerR family transcriptional regulator; this translates as MSQAQTTAVFSSISDVERDTGVPKETLRVWERRYNFPQPQRDTNGERLYPLHQVARLRVVKRLLDMGYRPGKIMHLDTEELSSMASKSGTGTIAADADDPLLRQCLVMIKAHQMHELRQKMAQSLLQLGLRRFVLELVAPLTTLVGDTWASGGLAIFEEHLFAELLQSVMRNAIFSANQQTGHLDAAPRILLTTVPQERHGLGLLMAEALFALEGAHCVSLGVQTPLADIVEAARVQRADIVALSFSSVMSPRAAVDNVMELQNRLGESVQVWAGGSCAALARRQLGPNRVLDLQDIDAALARWRAQNGAAGA